The DNA sequence GTCAcctgtgatttttatttttaaagaacATCTTACTCAAATGCATGAAGAGGGATAGTGCAAGagtttggcaatgaagcccttttgcTACTTAcctagagtcagatgaactcatggataccatttttgtctctgtgtgcagtttgaaggacgTTTAAGGAAGTTTCGCAAGCCATTGCTAACTAGCCATTGCTGCTAGCTGTTCCTATAACTAGCTGCTTCCAAAGACTTCAAGTCACTGTGCGAATGCAAGTTAGCAATTCAGTCactgtgctaatgctagttagcaaatGCTAACTTCAAACTCCAtgcagacataaaaatggtatccatgagaaTCTTGCACtaactctgggtaagtagaaaaaaTGTGAGGCGTTGCTGCAAATGAATATAGGGGGAGTACTTCACATCTAAGTAGCTATACCATATCACTACAGCGTAAACACAAGGGATACCTCCGATGTGAcacaaaagtaaaaaaaatataggCATATGGGCATACTCACAGGATGGTGTGGGCGGAGCTGGAAGGTGTGTGGCGAGAGAACGGCAACGGCAAAGAAGCGCAGGAACACGAAGCTGCTGACCGCCGAATACTGGACATGAGGATCatctgcaggggagaggaggaagggagagaaggaggagacaggTGAAGGAAAAAGAAAACCAAAGCTCGGCTTGCTCCCTGTCCTTATCCATTGACTGCtcaatggtaaaaaaaaacaaggatGTCGTTTTTTGTTTTGGGTGAGCTATCCCTTTAAAAAAGGTGCCAATTCGTGTAAGCATGGTGGTTAATGAGAACATGACTTACACCAAGCTCCAACACAAGCTTTTACTTGAAGGGCCTCTGTCATACTACGGGACAACCTCCTGCACTTTAGTCAGGCTTCTGGCTCCACCTCATGGTGGACATGGTCTCTACAACATGCTGCTTACTGATGGAAGATACTTTATATTAAAAAAAAGACTCTGATAAAGTAACTAGATAATACTTGGGAAAGACTGGCATAATATTTCTGAATCTAATCTATCATCTTTTCTTTTGGATAGAGACCTGGACCAGTCTACACAAATGCTTACAACAGGATCTATACGAGATCAACTCGATATTTGCGGTATGAAAACATCTCAGAAACATTTTTGTGGTTAGTGGAAGTTCTCTCTAATGTGATGAGGCACAGTAAGTATCGATGAGAGAGCTGTGACTGAGGAATAGGGTTACAAAACTCCAGAAACCTTCCCGGAAAGTTCGACAAACCACCAAagagttttttttaaacctgGGAACTTTGGAAAGTTTTCCGGAATTTTGAAATCATGCTGAGGATGAGGAGGTAGGATGATAGTGAGTAGAGAGAATAAAGATGCGCGTGATGCCCTGCTCACCTGGGAACCGCTTGGAGGCCAGTTGACGCAGCGAGCGGAACACGTCACACATAAGCGGGGGACAGCTGGAGCTGGACTGGGTGATGGACGAGAACACCTTCTGAACGTACCCCTGCAGGTTCTCCTGtagagaggacagacacacacgtcgCTTATTAACACTtcattctgtataccaccccacaATATACTGATAGCAAGCTTGCGATGCACCGGACAAATGTATACTGTACCTTGTTGACCTCAACGTTGTCTCCCTCTTTCAGTTTGATCGGGTCAATCTCACAGGTTTTGTTTGATTCACAAATCTACAAAAGAAATTGAAGATGTTATGCtgagttttgaatgcattttcaAACATGTTGTTCCTAGGCTAATGAGCTTTTATGATTTGGTTCATAGCACGGCTTACTTCTTAGGATCTGTGTTAATCTATGATATAATCAATTTGCTCACATCATTACCTAGGTAACATATGATgtacattacctcatccaatacAGGCTTCAGGGTGACTGTCAAGTAGCTCCGCCCTACAATCTTCATCATGTCGTCGATGCAGCGTGTTGCCAGGGAGTTGCCACGGAAAATGGTGTTGGCCTCCCTAGACAGACAAGACCGGGTTCAGAGGTCAGGATACCTATTCACTTTATTGAGCACTACTTTTTCCCAGAGCTCATAGGGCCGAAGAGAAGTGTGTACTACTTACTGAGTGTTCTCCAGCTCCAGGGCAGCGATGGCGGAGACGAAGGACACCAGGCGGCTGTGGTGGAGCAGCAGGCGGACCACGGGCAGCACCGCCTCATACCTCTCCCTGCAGATGTCCCCCAGAATGTGGGCCGCTGACGCCGAGATGGGCTGAGACGGAGAAGAGCgataaatagagacagagataaaggcaCCATACCGTGAGCGATGATTGGTCAGCCACTAATGGTTATTGGTTGACTGCAATTCCACATGTATACAGCCACCACTCATGACAAATTACTGGCAACGGTGTGGAATACAATGTGGGGGCCGTAGGCGATGTTTGACCAGTTTTAACCGATTGTCGGTCCTACGCGTCCTCTATTGTACACTCACAACTTTCTTCCTTTAAGTGagacttcgggattttggcaatgatgccctttatctacttcccatttttatgtccagtatgaaggaagttagaggtagtttcgcgagccaaagctaactagcgttagtgcaatgactggaagtatcAACAAGCAATTCCTTTAAGTTCCTTAATGAGCATAATGTACCAttcagacagaccgacagacaggagCAGGTATGTGAATTAGACAGGTCTGAGGTTAGCACCTTAATGTCTGGGGACTTGAGCAGCAGCGTGCAGAGCGGTGTGTAGCAGGCGGATGGCAGCACATTGTCCTCGGTGTAGGTTACGTTGAGCCTCAGAGAGCCCAGGTCGTCTGTCTTGGACTTCCCGTTCCCTTTGGGCTGGAGGAGATACCTGTGGACCAGGGGAAAGACACCCAACAAAAACACACCCAGTCAGCTATACAGAGTGATGACCAACCGACACATTTGTTTTTGACAGTGGTGAGTTGGTTTGCACATTTACCAGAATTTCACAACCCTAGTGGTGAGATGCAAATgatactcatttcatatgtataaactgtattctagtcaatgccactccgacattacttatcctaatatttatatatttcttaattccattattttacttttagatgtgtgtatatttttgtgaattgttagatactacagcacttttggagctaggaacacaagcatttcactacacccggaataacatctgctaaataattGTATAGTTGTGGGTCTGTATGTTACAGTGTGCATGTAACGAtcatccctccctttctctccctctctctacacactATTCTCAAAGCCCTCATGCCAAACGCATAGATCAGTATCTGCATAATCCCTTATCACCtagatgcgcgcacacacactgtttacagaACGCCACCATCGCAGTGTTCAAAGCAGTCTGAGGACACAAAGGAAGGAACCGGTCAAAAGTTAACACAGATATAGAGTTGCTAGACTGGGGGACAGGATCTGGCACAGGTTAATCTCCAGGTGCTACACAGAATTgtttatcattttgaaaacagcTGTTTGAAACCACTGTTTaaagctggtggaccaaaaccgAAAGCAACTTTCGGTTTTGGTCTACCAGCTACAAAACAGCTGTAAAAACaatatttgttgtgttacaatttAGACggtacaatgattccctacactATTCAGTGCTTGTTTTCTCAGATAAACTGAAATTGAGCTAACAGTatcgaattttagcaaccaggaaatgacagagCGATTTTCACTAGATAAAAGTCAGAACAGTTTTCCCAGTTTGACAACAGATGCCGCTCCGGCAGGAGAAATCAATAGGAGCATTTTACAGCCAATcagtgctgaggagtatttctgtctgtaataaagcgctTTAGTGGGGGAAACtcgttctgattggctgggcctggctccccagtgggtgggcctatgtcctCCAAGGCCCccccagtcatgtgaaagccgtagattagggcctaattaatttatttcaatattaatttccttatatgaactgtaactaagtcaaatctttgaaattgttgcatttatatttttgttcagattaataatgaataagactatatggacggacggacggacggacgggggggggggacctgatcctagatcagcagtaCTCCTTCCCAGATTATTTCTGAGTATTGGCCCAGCTCTTTAACAGCCGCCCTACAATGTGCAGATCTGATCTAGCATCCATGGATCTACGCGGAAAGAAACTCAGCACTGTGAGGGGTGTGACGTAGGAGCGTCGGATTCTGGTAGCTGATAAAACGAGGCGAGTCGCAGCGGAGTACGTAAGAGCCTCTGTGTCACGTCCCCGTATCTGTCCTTGTCATCTGCTAAATCAGCCCATTCATGTCAGATAGCTAGCTAGCGCTGCAGTCAGATTACATTCTTCAGGTTGGGATTAGAAGCAGCAACAGGCGTGTGGCTGCGTGCAGTGAGTGCACAACATGTCCATGTGAGTGATGCGTGTAAAAGTCACCCAATTAAGTGcgtataaggaatagggtgccatttaggatgcaatcAGTGCGTTTGAGTGTGTAGTTAGAAGTGAGAGCTGTGGGCTCCTATGGGCACGCGAATGCTACATGCACCTTTGCATATTGGTGTGTCAGTATGTGAAATCTCCCGAGAAACCTGGCTCGGAAGCATCAGGAAGACAAATGTGCGAGGTGAACCTGCGATGTCACCGTTCTTACCAGGCCCTGTGTATGTGGTCATTTCGTAGAATCTTGACAGATACCCGCGTCTCCCCAAGGAAAACATCCTGCGCCAAATTCCCATTGTTCCACAAGTCAACTCTGcagaggagcacagagagagattcCAATCACACATACTAATTGAATGTGATATTTGCAAATACACGTTAACTTTCATTTTATCTACAAATAAGGGACCAATGCCCCTTCCCTTTCCAAACATACCACTTCACCATTGGCTGACTGACACACTCACAGAAAACACAACCACATAGATATAACACAAACACAAAATACACTGAAGTGTTGGTCTTTACCTGTGTGAAATATACAAATTGCAGTACACTTGAAAAATACACATGCGATTAAAATCACCTCAAATCCAAACCTGAAAGTCATGCATGCGTGTTTACCTCTCTGCCCAGCCTAGTCTTACCCCACTGTAAACCCAGTGAGCTATGTGTCAGTCCGCTGTAAGTGATGCAAACAGAGACAACCCCCACAGATCCTTAACCACCATTTTTGcattacacacactacacctgttgtgacaaaCACAATTACAATCAAATCTGGTTTAATTCAAAACACACTGAAAACCCTCTCCCGACTACAGATGACAAGTCACtccagagagatggaggtatggTGGTCTGTTTGCCAGTGTGGGGAAAAACCAACCCACAGATGTTCTGTCAAAAAGGTCAGAAGGAaaatggagggaaaaagagaagtaaaaaaaagaagaagagaagagcaaACATAGCAGAAAGATGAGGGAAAAATAAGAGAAAATTGAAGGAAGAAAGAGGAAAGAAAACAAGAGAGGAATGAAAAGAAGAGGAAACAAGAAGAGATGGCACACTCACTTGATCTCCAGCTTTTCAATGTCTTCCTCCTCTACTTGGAAATGAGACTTTTTTGTGTAACTGTTGGGCCTTGTGACCTGGGGACATCAACAAGACGTTATTTACAGTCTTCTCCAGCAAATAACAACTCATGAATTGTCAAAAATCAGACAGACACCTAAGTTGCATTCATTAAGGCATGCAACGGAAAATGGTTTAAAATGTTTTTGGAATGAAAAACTAATGTGAGCATTTCTTAAATGGACAAGTCCTGGTTGTCCCTTCCTGTTTTAGTCAGTTTTCTTCAATTTGGAAGAAAACTGAGAAGACATGAGCTGCAAGATGTAAATTACATTTACCTCAAAGTAAAAAGTTTCCTCAAACTGAGGGTCACTGGTCTtctttttcacttttgttttcttCTGGTCAAACCTAAGGTGACAGAAGAGTCAGAAATATACTCAAACCTTTCTCATGGGGGTCTATATGAaagaataaaaaattaaataatgcCTAAAATTGAAGTGAGCCCGTAATTATGTTCCACTGCAGAGGACGGTAGTCGAGTCTTACCTGGCAGGCCCAACGAGCGAGACAGTGGCATACGGGTCACAGTTCTGTCCACTGATCAGAGGCAAGCCCTGGCATTCTATTATCCTGGGGGAGACAAAAGCAACGGGAGATTGACATTAGTGTTTCTCAGATCAATTTACTGTGTTCTGACTATCTGACCTACCACTCACAATGTGCCACATAGATGACATATGCATGCTACAAAAACTGTAAAACATGCACATGACATTTTTGTAGATTCATTAAAAAGGGAAATGTCACAATTTTTAAACTTCCTATTCAtcacctccagcaccacccctaaccaacatgtgaaaatggcacatttctatgttatgaagtaaaaaaaaaaaaagatagaggaagataCATTTCCAGTGAATTgtgtgattttaaccaattatgagtagTCATTACCTACTAATGATCTAATAAAAATCGGTTGAGGaggtcattggaaacacttatcttcctcaaTCTTTTtaactacaaaacatagaatctTGCCATTTTCACTTacaatacatgaccaaaagtatctggGCACCTGCTCATCCCAAAATctgctcattccaaaatcatgggcattaatatggagttggtccaacCTTTggtgctataacagtctccactcttctgggaaggctttccactagatgttagaacattgctgcagggactttcaTTCAGccccacaagagcattagtgaggttgggcactgattttgggcaattaggcctggctcgcagtcaccGTTCCAATTCATCAAaacgtgtttgatggggttgaggtcagggctctgtgcaggacagtcaagttcaTCCACATCGATCaagacaaatcatttctgtatggacctcgctttgtgcatgggggcattgtcatgctgaaacaggaaagggccttcccaaactgttgccacaaagttggaagcacagaatcatctagaatgtcattgtatgctgtagcgttaagatttccctttactggaactaaggggcctagcccggaTCATGAaagacagccccagaccattattcttcctccaccaaactttacagttggcattatgcagtcgggcaggtagcgttctccttgcattcgccaaacccagattggtccgtcggactgccagatggtgaagcgtgactcatcactccagagaacgtgttaaaactgctccagagttcaatggcagCGATTTTTACACCACTTCAGcaaatgcttggcattgcacattaggcttgtgtgcggctgctcggccatggaaacccatttcatgaagctcccgacgaccAGTTCTTGTgcggacgttgcttccagaggcagtttggaactcggttgtGAGTGTTGCTACCGAGGACagatttttacacgcttcagcactcagggtcctgttctgtgagcttgtgtcgcctaccactttgcagctgagccgttgttgctcctagacgtttccacttcacaaaaatagcacttacagttgaccatggcagctctagcagggcagaaatttgatgaactgacttgttgacaaggtggcatcctatgacggtgccacgttgaaagtcactgagctcttcagtacaggtcACTCCACTGCCAatgtatggagattgcatggctgtgtgctcaattatatacacctgtcagcaacgtgttgctgaaatagccaaccaaatccactcatttgaaggcgagaggacaagtacattagagtgtctagtttgagaaacagacacctcacaagtcctcaactggcagcttctcacatggaacagccttcgtttctcagaacaagaatagactgaagagtttcagaTGAAAGTGcattgtttctggtcattttgaccCTGTAATcgatcccacaaatgctgatgctcctgaTGCTCTaaagttgtattgcttctttaaaaatcagaacaacagttttcagctgtgctaacataattgcaaaagggttttctaatgatcaattagccttttaaaatgataaacttggattagctaacacaacgtgccattagaacaggagtgatggttgctgataatgggtctctatacacctatgtagatattccattaaaaatcagccatttccagctacattagtcatttacaacatctaCACtgtaatcaatttgatgttattttaaaaatggacaaaaaaaagaggtgcttttctttcaaaaacaaggacattctaaATGACCCCGACCTTTGAACGGTGgtgtaaatattcagaccctctgCTTTGAGACTAGAAATCAGTGATGTAAAGTACCTAAGTGAAAATACTAAGTACTACTTAAATAGTTGTTTTGGGTCTGTACTTTACCatttatttttgactactttgaCTTTACTACATGACTTTAGTACTTTTTACCCCTTACATTTTACCctcacacccaaaagtactcctgATATTTTTAATACTTGCAAGGACAGAAATAGTCTAattcacttatcaagagaacatccctagtcttCCCTAcggatctggcagactcactaaacacaaatgatttgtttgtgaaatttgtctgagtgttgaactgtGCCCCTGGCTCTCAAAAAAgtgttgtctggtttgcttaagacattttaaattatttatacttttactttgatacttaagtatatttcaaaccaaatactttcagacttttactcaagtagtatttagtATTAGTTTCACTTGaggaataatttttttttttaaagtatgtttacttttactcaagtatgaaaattgggtactttttccaccactgctcgaaattgagcttaggcgcttcctgttgccattgatcatcattgagatgtttctacaacttggagtccacctgtggtaaattcaattgactggatatgagttggaaaggcacacaccggtctatataagatcccagttgacagtgcatgtcagagcaaaaaccaagccatgagttcgaaggaattgtccgtagagctccgagacaggattgggtcatggcacagatctggggaagggtaccataaaatgtctgcagtattgaaggtcccccaaAACACAATGGcttccattcttaaatggaagaagtttggaaccaccaagactcttcctagagctggccgaccagccaaactgagcaatcgggggagaagggccttgttcagagaggtgaccaagaacccgatggtcactctgacagagctctagagttcctctgtggagatgggagaaccttccagaaggacaaccatctctgcagcactccatcaatcaggcctttatggtaaaatGGCCATGCAGAAGCCACACCACAGTAAAAATAGACaatacagcccacttggagtttgccaaaaggcacctcaagactctcagaccatgagaaacaaggttctggtctgatgaaactaagaacTCTGAATGCAAGTGTCACGTccggtggaaacctggcaccatctctagggtgaagtatggtggtggctgcatcatactgtggggatgtttttcagcagcagggagcaGGGACTGCTGGGGTATTGTgagttgtatttatttatacaggtttttttctcattgagataacatctcttttccaagagagacctggtcctggacctgtgtagattgatgagggggtaaaaaaaactatttcattcattttagaataaggctgtaacgtagcaaaatgtggaaagggtcaaggggtctgaatgcactgtatatagtgtatgttgatgttctggtggtgctggagatgttAAGTTGTCAagttattgttttattttatttttaaagtaaGGCTAGTACACTTTTACAACAAGTATCCAACTGACAAAACAAATCTCGATTGAGGGTAGCAGCACATCCTGACTGGGCAGGTCATATTTCCAGAATAAGGCCTAGGTAAACACTAGACAGGATGCAATGCAAATTAGTAGCACAGGACGCAACCAAAAGTGTGAATGAATGAACAAATGAATAACAAATTAGCCAACTGTCAGAAaagagacaggcagaaagacaggAAGTGTAGGCATGGTTTGTCTTGGGCATAAGGTGTCATGACAATATTCCCAAACCACTCACTCAGCCATGGGACGAATAAACAGCTACCATAGCCCAGTCAGTGCATGTAGcagtgacacagacaacaacagtgCACAAAGTGACacaagtgtgtgtgcctgtgtgtgtcctccctagggttgcaaagggagggtatatcacTGTAAACTttctaagtttaccagtaaactacaaGAATTTCATTAACTTccaagtttttttgggggggatattaTAAAATGTAATTTAGTGGcgtttttgggtacttcagattatcacacgTCTAATTATCTCTAGCCCTGTGaggccttatcacatgtaaaacaattaaataataaCAATTGAATGACAAACCTGTAAAACATTCATCCTAAATAAACCTTAAACCTTTAAAAGCATTGGTGTTTAAtatataaaatacatattttacacACCTATTTCACTATGTcaatatgtatttgttcagcacattttttgccatcaaactggtggcagttgtgaaaaaagctggaagagttgcagagtccattgaaaataatgccatagTTGATTAATGCTTTTTAATAATTAGACAATATTCTCTTGAGCCATGtggtctatccactagaaactcatggacacaCACGGAGTgtaaaaacattaagaacaacttcCTTATATTGAGTTGCGTACAGACCCCCCCCAATTCTTCAgtgaatggactctacaaggtgctgaaaagcattccacagggatgcttcccacagttgtgtgaagttggctggatgtccttcgggtggtggaccattcttgatacacacaggaaactgttgaacgtcaaaaacccagcagcggtgcagttcttgacacaaaccagtgcgccctGGCACCAaataccataccccattcaaagcaTAGGAGGTTGTTGTCTCATCTTAAttgaggaggacgggctcgtggtaatggctggaggggaatgtgtggaatggtatcaaatacataaaacaatagtttccatgtgtttgatgccattccattctcaCCGTACCAACGCTGCTGGGAAAAATGAGAATGGCGCCGAAGgaaatggctgccattttacgatCCTGTAaccatttgtgtgttttttttgcgttatttgtaacttattttgtacataatgtttctgccactgtgtcttatgaccgaaaagagcttctagatatcaggacagtgattatTCACCTCGTACTGGAGGAACACTTTTTCTTCAACGAGTCAGACGGGAAGGACTTACTTCAGAT is a window from the Oncorhynchus tshawytscha isolate Ot180627B linkage group LG14, Otsh_v2.0, whole genome shotgun sequence genome containing:
- the LOC112266895 gene encoding ras GTPase-activating protein 2 isoform X2, which encodes MAEEDDTRIRILQSLRGKICEGKNLGPCSGPNRQRDLCTFCTISLDQEEVFRTKVFDKSLSPFYGEDFYFEIPRPFQCLSFYVFAKGVFQRDLPVGKVSIRKEELCKFSGKEHWFGLQPVDPNSEVQGKVHLEMRLNELIIENGSMCQQLLVRIIECQGLPLISGQNCDPYATVSLVGPARFDQKKTKVKKKTSDPQFEETFYFEVTRPNSYTKKSHFQVEEEDIEKLEIKVDLWNNGNLAQDVFLGETRVSVKILRNDHIHRAWYLLQPKGNGKSKTDDLGSLRLNVTYTEDNVLPSACYTPLCTLLLKSPDIKPISASAAHILGDICRERYEAVLPVVRLLLHHSRLVSFVSAIAALELENTQEANTIFRGNSLATRCIDDMMKIVGRSYLTVTLKPVLDEICESNKTCEIDPIKLKEGDNVEVNKENLQGYVQKVFSSITQSSSSCPPLMCDVFRSLRQLASKRFPDDPHVQYSAVSSFVFLRFFAVAVLSPHTFQLRPHHPDLEVSRTLTLISKTIQTLGSWGSLSKNKLSSFKESYMYDFFKSFQEDKCIGKVKKFLDEISSNISKESSGVEDSVVLKEGEVQKRAQGRKRIGKNFKKRWLRVTNRELSYHKHRGIYPRATGLPQRGGGMQEVSSVHYNESQPESGRRGGRVRTLVIIVEPTWRVSCTLLSSPQWSTATHTHTR